A region from the Metarhizium brunneum chromosome 7, complete sequence genome encodes:
- the crzA gene encoding C2H2 finger domain transcription factor crzA, translating into MDQQAHNGQSSSTAGHDKEQQPHINQTGPSPSATGLGAPDDSSVGLGLDLDAQPQQQRSSLTFAGTSDSGFDSFGSNTDFLDPQETSSQQTFSQATVSDPTVFDPGASFGHQPTPGQGADGALSFDSQSQPTAYLSPNLNDGDFSLFPSSSQGDQFNAPLFEQSSLNPNDINSMASPQSHHTPTPPNLLQPDSLQPGSAHQSPSFSQHHQFSSPQSSHSRNASLGPEAALLPNQIGDWTQQPQFQGHRRSPSEYSDVSSVSPSPNLVSADSFDDHSGHSPLQRASDGSLYQDVLNIESFSIGDNTQHGRSPSHSPAISPRINPQQMPEMHQPVFVLAPPSGGFGAMGYPSMQPTSFPPLALQERGDISHMAPPAINIDFAPNNAKQGPYESVKSHIDQDSLTPPSDRGRPKSRPRSVTDPFHPGGVALSRPQNSASLSPTPHLSARSESSRSLSPLERQSASSSSRRRQSTSSVPNNVIALRLADPEYQNSPESGSTKRVQKHPATFQCTLCPKRFTRAYNLRSHLRTHTDERPFVCTVCGKAFARQHDRKRHESLHSGEKKFICKGDLKGSGQWGCGRRFARADALGRHFRSEAGRICIKPLLDEEMNERHRQWQEQRLQQNIAQNMAPQMTLDPATGYPMDASGNYSLPAALLQQYPALAQMNWSAPDAGGAMEDDLSGRSSFDASDYDETEETGYVSGPGTTYGEGGIGQNFGEMGYPSDFGGR; encoded by the exons ATGGATCAACAGGCCCACAACGGCCAGTCGTCCTCGACAGCCGGCCATGACAAGGAACAACAACCTCATATAAACCAAACGGgtccctcgccctcggcaacCGGTCTGGGTGCCCCGGACGACTCATCCGTCGGCTTGGGTCTCGATCTCGATGCTCAACCGCAGCAACAACGGTCAAGCTTGACATTTGCCGGAACCTCAGACTCGGGGTTTGACTCATTTGGCTCGAATACTGACTTCCTTGATCCGCAAGAGACGTCGTCCCAGCAAACGTTCAGCCAAGCGACCGTCTCTGATCCGACTGTATTCGATCCTGGTGCCAGTTTCGGCCATCAGCCCACCCCCGGTCAAGGTGCCGACGGCGCATTGTCCTTTGATTCCCAGTCGCAACCAACGGCATACCTGTCTCCAAACCTCAACGACGGAGACTTTTCTCTCTTCCCTTCGAGCAGCCAGGGTGACCAGTTCAACGCCCCGCTCTTTGAGCAGTCAAGTCTCAACCCGAATGATATTAATAGCATGGCCTCTCCTCAATCCCATCACACGCCTACCCCTCCAAACCTTCTCCAGCCAGATAGTCTCCAACCTGGTTCTGCTCACCAGTCACCCTCCTTCAGCCAGCATCACCAATTCTCTTCCCCGCAAAGCAGTCACTCAAGGAACGCTTCTCTTGGACCCGAAGCTGCCTTGCTACCGAACCAGATTGGTGATTGGACCCAGCAACCTCAATTCCAGGGTCATCGCCGCAGTCCCTCCGAATACTCGGACGTCTCGTCTGTCTCGCCGTCTCCGAATTTAGTCAGTGCAGACTCGTTTGATGACCATTCAGGCCACTCACCTTTACAAAGAGCCTCGGACGGTAGTCTGTATCAAGACGTTTTGAACATTGAGTCCTTTAGCATTGGCGACAACACTCAACACGGCAGAAGCCCTTCTCATAGCCCGGCCATAAGTCCTAGAATCAATCCTCAGCAGATGCCCGAGATGCATCAACCGGTATTCGTTCTGGCACCTCCGAgtggtggctttggcgcTATGGGCTACCCTAGTATGCAGCCTACATCATTTCCTCCACTGGCTTTGCAGGAACGAGGCGATATTTCCCACATGGCTCCTCCAGCCATCAATATCGATTTCGCGCCAAACAATGCAAAGCAAGGTCCTTACGAATCTGTCAAGTCTCACATTGACCAGGACTCTTTGACGCCGCCATCCGACAGAG GTCGACCTAAGTCACGGCCTCGGTCTGTCACAGATCCTTTCCATCCCGGCGGTGTGGCCTTGAGTCGGCCTCAAAACTCTGCTAGCCTTTCGCCAACTCCTCATCTCTCAGCTCGGTCCGAGTCCTCCCGCTCCCTATCACCCCTAGAAAGGCAATCTgcttcatcctcctcccgGAGACGCCAGTCTACGTCTTCCGTTCCTAATAACGTCATCGCCCTGCGCTTGGCGGATCCTGAGTATCAAAACAGCCCAGAATCAGGCTCTACAAAACGCGTGCAAAAACATCCGGCTACATTCCAATGTACACTATGTCCTAAGAGGTTTACACGAGCATACAACCTGCGATCTCATTTGCGAACTCATACCGACGAACGTCCCTTTGTATGCACGGTTTGTGGGAAAGCATTTGCCCGCCAGCACGACCGCAAGAGACACGAGAGCCTTCATTCTGGAGAAAAGAAATTCATTTGTAAAGGAGATCTGAAGGGCAGTGGCCAGTGGGGCTGTGGGAGACGTTTTGCCCGTGCTGACGCTCTTGGCCGTCATTTCCGTTCTGAAGCTGGCCGTATTTGTATTAAGCCGCTGCTTGATGAGGAGATGAATGAACGACACAGACAGTGGCAAGAACAGCGATTGCAGCAAAATATTGCCCAGAACATGGCCCCACAGATGACATTAGATCCAGCCACGGGCTATCCCATGGATGCTAGTGGAAACTACAGTCTGCCCGCGGCTTTATTGCAGCAGTATCCTGCTTTAGCCCAGATGAATTGGTCTGCTCCTGACGCGGGTGGTGCGATGGAGGACGATCTTAGCGGACGGTCGTCGTTTGACGCCAGCGACTACGATGAGACTGAAGAGACGGGCTATGTCAGCGGACCCGGAACAACATACGGAGAGGGTGGCATAGGCCAAAATTTTGGAGAAATGGGCTACCCTAGCGATTTTGGCGGCCGCTGA